In Paracoccus methylovorus, a genomic segment contains:
- a CDS encoding YihY/virulence factor BrkB family protein — MIRDWWQFILAIFERMDKIHMSLIAAGVAFYAMFAVFPGLAALFALWGLWYDPQVIAQYVHATDGFIPQSAADIIYGQISDLVVAGRTQLGWTTVISFIIATVAARAGVDGLIRGLNAAYGVRSHSTVMGFLLAYVLTLVIVAVIALGLATIIVVPIAFNFLPDVPLRNWLIGALPWMAIFSIVLVVIGILYRYGPNVKTPRTAIFTWGSVFAALAWAAASYGFSAYLASFNSYNRIYGSIGAVVALLMWFYLGGFTVLLGALINVELSRRRRFIAARKLRQATLKDRASR, encoded by the coding sequence TTGATCAGGGATTGGTGGCAGTTCATCCTGGCGATCTTCGAACGGATGGACAAGATCCACATGAGCCTGATCGCCGCGGGGGTGGCATTCTACGCCATGTTCGCGGTGTTTCCCGGGCTTGCGGCGCTGTTTGCGCTTTGGGGGTTGTGGTACGATCCGCAGGTGATCGCGCAATATGTCCATGCCACGGACGGCTTCATCCCGCAAAGCGCAGCCGATATCATCTATGGCCAGATCAGCGATCTGGTGGTGGCCGGACGCACGCAGCTTGGCTGGACCACGGTCATTTCCTTTATCATCGCCACCGTCGCCGCACGGGCCGGTGTGGATGGGCTGATCCGGGGACTGAACGCGGCTTATGGCGTGCGCTCGCATTCTACCGTCATGGGCTTTCTGCTGGCCTATGTGCTGACGCTCGTCATCGTCGCGGTGATTGCGCTGGGGCTGGCCACGATCATCGTGGTGCCCATCGCCTTCAACTTCCTGCCCGACGTGCCGCTGCGCAACTGGCTGATCGGCGCGCTGCCGTGGATGGCGATCTTTTCCATCGTGCTGGTGGTGATCGGCATCCTTTATCGCTATGGGCCGAATGTGAAAACGCCGCGCACTGCGATATTCACCTGGGGCTCGGTATTCGCTGCACTGGCCTGGGCGGCTGCCTCTTACGGGTTTTCGGCCTATCTAGCCAGTTTCAACAGCTATAACCGCATCTATGGTTCGATCGGTGCGGTAGTCGCGCTGCTCATGTGGTTCTACCTTGGTGGCTTCACCGTCCTGCTGGGGGCGCTGATCAACGTGGAACTGTCCCGCCGTCGCCGCTTTATCGCCGCCAGAAAGCTTCGGCAGGCGACACTGAAGGACAGGGCATCAAGATAG
- the dnaQ gene encoding DNA polymerase III subunit epsilon, with amino-acid sequence MREIVLDTETTGFDPDTGDRIVEIGAVELMNHLPTGRTFHVYINPERPMPQEAFEVHGLGDDFLRDKPKFAEIAADFTTFIGSDTRLVIHNASFDMKFLNAELRLCGHPVMPMSRAVDTLELARGQFPGAQNSLDALCRRFRIDNSNRTLHGALLDSELLAEVYLALRGGRQPGLVLDSGPLRGGSGTGSQAQGAAPRGQRPRPLAPRITEAEAQAHAAFVAKLGEKAVWLRYGNVKQ; translated from the coding sequence ATGCGTGAGATCGTTCTGGACACCGAGACCACGGGCTTCGACCCCGACACCGGCGACCGCATCGTCGAAATCGGCGCGGTCGAACTGATGAACCACCTGCCCACCGGGCGCACCTTTCACGTCTATATCAACCCCGAGCGCCCGATGCCGCAAGAGGCCTTTGAGGTGCATGGGCTGGGCGACGACTTTCTGCGCGACAAGCCCAAATTCGCCGAGATCGCGGCAGATTTCACGACCTTCATCGGCTCCGACACCCGGCTGGTGATCCACAATGCCAGCTTCGACATGAAATTCCTGAACGCGGAACTGCGGCTTTGCGGCCATCCGGTGATGCCCATGAGCCGCGCGGTCGATACGCTGGAACTGGCGCGCGGCCAGTTTCCCGGCGCGCAGAACTCGCTGGATGCGCTGTGCCGACGCTTTCGCATCGACAACTCGAACCGCACATTGCACGGCGCGCTTCTGGACAGCGAATTGCTGGCCGAGGTGTATCTGGCGCTGCGCGGCGGCCGCCAGCCGGGACTGGTGCTGGACAGCGGCCCCCTGCGTGGCGGTTCCGGCACGGGGTCGCAGGCGCAGGGCGCCGCACCCCGAGGCCAAAGACCCCGCCCGCTTGCCCCCCGCATCACCGAAGCCGAAGCCCAGGCCCATGCTGCCTTCGTCGCGAAACTGGGCGAAAAAGCGGTCTGGCTGCGCTATGGAAACGTGAAGCAATAG
- a CDS encoding shikimate dehydrogenase produces the protein MVDTLPAPKHAPLAGVIGWPVAHSRSPLLHGHWLRRYGIAGHYVPLPVMPEHLAEVLRAMPRMGFVGANVTIPHKESVLALADVVTDRAALIGAANTLIFRADGKIHADNTDGYGFIANIRQHAPDWIPDLGPAAVIGAGGAARAVVASLLESGVPELRIANRTRLRAEQIRAEFGAKVVVYDWAQAGNMLEGAMTVVNATSMGMDGKPPLRVPLDALAPGTLVTDLVYTPLMTPFLAEAQQRGCEIVDGLGMLLHQGAPGFERWFDRRPEVDDDLRRAVLA, from the coding sequence ATGGTCGACACTCTGCCCGCCCCCAAACATGCCCCTCTTGCGGGGGTCATCGGCTGGCCCGTCGCACATTCTCGCTCTCCCCTGCTGCATGGGCATTGGCTGCGGCGCTATGGCATCGCCGGGCATTATGTGCCGCTGCCAGTGATGCCAGAACATCTGGCCGAAGTGCTGCGCGCCATGCCGCGCATGGGTTTTGTCGGCGCAAATGTCACCATTCCGCACAAGGAAAGCGTGCTGGCGCTGGCCGATGTGGTCACGGATCGCGCGGCACTGATCGGCGCGGCGAATACGCTGATCTTCCGCGCTGACGGCAAGATCCACGCCGACAACACCGATGGTTACGGCTTTATCGCCAATATCCGCCAGCACGCGCCGGACTGGATCCCCGATCTGGGTCCGGCGGCGGTGATCGGGGCGGGCGGCGCGGCCCGGGCCGTGGTCGCCTCGCTGCTGGAAAGCGGGGTGCCCGAGCTGCGCATCGCCAACCGCACCCGCCTGCGGGCCGAGCAGATCCGGGCAGAGTTCGGCGCCAAGGTCGTGGTCTATGACTGGGCGCAAGCCGGCAACATGCTGGAGGGGGCGATGACCGTGGTGAACGCGACCTCGATGGGAATGGATGGCAAGCCGCCGCTGCGGGTGCCGCTGGATGCGCTGGCACCGGGCACGCTGGTGACCGATCTGGTCTATACGCCGCTGATGACCCCTTTCCTTGCCGAGGCGCAACAGCGCGGCTGCGAAATCGTGGACGGGCTCGGCATGCTGCTGCATCAGGGTGCGCCGGGCTTCGAGCGCTGGTTCGACCGCCGCCCCGAGGTCGATGACGACCTGCGCCGGGCTGTGCTTGCATGA
- the coaE gene encoding dephospho-CoA kinase (Dephospho-CoA kinase (CoaE) performs the final step in coenzyme A biosynthesis.) — protein MSYLLGLTGGIGMGKSTAAQMFRDLGHPVWDADAAVHRLYAAGGAAVGPVAAAFPGVLKDGGIDRAALRAHLAADPAGFQRLEAIVHPLVARDRAAFIAGHADAPIVVLDIPLLFEGGSETQMDGVAVVSAPPEVQRARVLARPGMTEDSFRMILSRQMSDAEKRKRADWVIPSDTLEGARAAIMDICAKIVAEPPHA, from the coding sequence ATGAGCTATCTTCTGGGCCTGACCGGCGGCATCGGTATGGGTAAATCCACTGCCGCGCAGATGTTTCGGGACCTGGGCCATCCAGTCTGGGACGCGGACGCGGCCGTTCACCGGCTTTACGCGGCAGGCGGGGCGGCCGTCGGGCCAGTGGCAGCCGCCTTTCCGGGGGTGTTGAAGGACGGCGGTATCGACCGCGCCGCGCTACGGGCGCACCTTGCCGCTGACCCGGCCGGTTTTCAGCGGCTCGAAGCCATCGTGCATCCGCTGGTGGCCCGGGATCGCGCCGCCTTCATTGCCGGGCATGCCGACGCGCCCATCGTGGTGCTGGACATCCCCTTGCTGTTCGAGGGCGGGTCCGAGACGCAGATGGACGGTGTCGCGGTGGTTTCCGCCCCGCCAGAGGTGCAGCGGGCACGGGTGCTGGCGCGCCCCGGCATGACCGAGGACAGTTTCCGCATGATCCTGTCGCGGCAGATGTCGGATGCCGAAAAGCGCAAGCGGGCTGACTGGGTCATCCCCTCGGATACGCTGGAGGGCGCGCGGGCGGCGATCATGGACATCTGCGCCAAGATCGTGGCAGAACCACCCCATGCGTGA
- a CDS encoding RNA polymerase sigma factor, translated as MNDGKPARTTRPEGPGDPRDELVDHLPALRAFALSLTREGASADDLVQDTIVKAWTHIDKFQPGTNLRAWLFTILRNTFYSARRKTKREVSDTDGIHAARQATRPEHDGRLALNDFRAAFEQLPDEQREALILVGASGFSYEEAAGMTGVAVGTVKSRANRGRRRLAELLHLEDGEELAMTDSATLAVMAQNTPILR; from the coding sequence ATGAACGATGGAAAACCGGCGCGGACGACCCGTCCCGAAGGCCCAGGCGACCCTCGGGATGAGTTGGTCGACCATCTGCCGGCGCTGCGCGCATTTGCGCTGTCGCTGACGCGCGAGGGTGCTTCGGCCGACGATCTGGTGCAGGACACCATCGTCAAGGCTTGGACCCACATCGACAAGTTCCAGCCCGGCACCAATCTGCGTGCGTGGTTGTTCACCATCCTGCGCAACACCTTTTATTCCGCCCGCCGCAAGACAAAGCGCGAGGTCAGCGACACCGACGGCATCCATGCTGCGCGGCAGGCCACTCGCCCCGAACATGACGGGCGCCTTGCGCTGAATGATTTCCGTGCCGCTTTCGAGCAACTGCCCGACGAACAGCGCGAGGCCCTGATCCTGGTGGGCGCCTCGGGTTTTTCCTATGAGGAAGCGGCCGGAATGACCGGCGTGGCCGTCGGCACGGTGAAGTCGCGCGCCAATCGCGGTCGGCGCCGGCTGGCCGAGTTGCTGCATCTGGAAGATGGCGAGGAGCTTGCGATGACCGACAGCGCTACATTGGCGGTGATGGCGCAGAACACTCCGATTCTGCGCTGA
- a CDS encoding histidine kinase dimerization/phosphoacceptor domain -containing protein — MLRRLLDKLEFTKGLGFRLGGLLSVAILPIGLISVIQTLHLSREYERSSEIALLGRTATAAAGERALLQSALGTADALGPAVLETMDRPQACSDIMRGLVQRTVNFVYAGFTRLDGVTECSSVRGVHDLSGETSFQQFSESPGTLVTTSYDGPVTGKPVVVVIQPLYRGVELLGFIAVSMSHDLLRSTHVSGLGTDDARILTFNNQGEVISSDREGNGDIAQVLPRGKSLPSLLSRSETTFRDISNSGERRVFSVVPVVPGLVYALGSWNRSESGITGIDITRRTALILPLILWAASLAVAYFAVYRLVLRHIRELRGQMRRFAIGDRSAPPPVLADAPAEIEDMSQTFHNMARILIRDEEAMEAAVNEKTVLLKEVHHRVKNNLQLIASIINMQIRVIDHDDAKRVLRSVQDRVASLATIYRNLYQAEHLDSVQADRLIRDIINQMTNASVGPGAGLRIDTRLEPLELMPDQAVPLSLLATEAFTNALKYSGVSDPDVEPWVRVSLRMDGPRHAVLEVENSIGGSSLAEGTGLGSQLIEAFATQLEGEAELETGDGRFLLRLRFRVENLHKRDGAEMPQVVLTSAARPGSRH, encoded by the coding sequence GTGCTGCGAAGACTTCTGGACAAGCTGGAATTCACCAAGGGCCTCGGCTTTCGGCTGGGCGGGCTTTTGTCGGTGGCAATTCTGCCCATCGGGCTGATTTCGGTCATCCAGACGCTGCACCTGTCGCGCGAATACGAGCGATCCTCGGAAATAGCCCTTTTGGGTCGGACCGCCACCGCTGCTGCGGGGGAACGCGCGCTTTTGCAAAGCGCGCTGGGAACCGCCGACGCGCTGGGGCCGGCGGTGCTGGAGACGATGGACCGTCCGCAAGCCTGCTCGGACATTATGCGAGGCTTGGTCCAGCGCACCGTGAACTTCGTCTATGCCGGATTTACCCGGCTTGACGGGGTGACTGAATGTTCGTCGGTGCGCGGCGTGCATGACCTGTCGGGCGAAACCTCGTTCCAGCAGTTCAGCGAAAGCCCAGGAACCTTGGTCACCACCAGTTACGATGGACCGGTCACCGGCAAGCCGGTGGTGGTGGTGATCCAGCCGCTGTATCGCGGGGTCGAGCTTTTGGGCTTTATCGCCGTGTCGATGTCGCATGACCTGTTGCGTTCGACCCATGTGTCGGGGCTGGGGACCGATGATGCGCGTATCCTGACCTTCAACAATCAGGGCGAGGTCATTTCTTCGGATCGTGAAGGCAACGGCGACATCGCGCAGGTGCTGCCGCGCGGCAAATCGCTGCCCTCGCTTTTGTCGCGCAGCGAGACCACATTCCGCGACATCTCCAACTCGGGCGAACGGCGGGTGTTCAGCGTCGTGCCGGTCGTGCCGGGGCTGGTCTATGCGCTGGGGTCGTGGAACCGTTCCGAATCCGGCATCACCGGCATCGATATCACCCGGCGCACAGCGTTGATCCTGCCGCTGATCCTTTGGGCTGCCTCGCTTGCGGTGGCCTATTTCGCGGTCTACCGGCTTGTGCTGCGCCATATCCGCGAATTGCGCGGCCAGATGCGCCGCTTTGCCATCGGCGACCGCTCGGCCCCGCCGCCGGTGCTGGCCGACGCCCCCGCCGAGATCGAGGACATGAGCCAGACCTTTCACAACATGGCCCGCATCCTGATCCGCGACGAAGAGGCGATGGAGGCCGCCGTCAATGAAAAGACCGTGTTGCTGAAAGAAGTGCATCACCGGGTCAAGAACAACCTGCAATTGATCGCCTCGATCATCAACATGCAGATCCGGGTGATCGACCATGACGACGCCAAGCGGGTGCTCCGCTCGGTTCAGGATCGGGTGGCGTCGCTGGCGACGATCTATCGCAACCTCTATCAGGCCGAACATCTTGATTCGGTTCAGGCCGACCGGCTGATCCGCGACATCATCAACCAGATGACCAATGCCTCGGTCGGCCCCGGTGCCGGGTTGCGCATCGACACGCGGCTGGAGCCGCTGGAACTGATGCCCGATCAGGCGGTGCCGCTAAGCCTGCTGGCAACCGAGGCTTTTACCAATGCACTGAAATATTCCGGCGTCTCGGACCCCGATGTCGAACCCTGGGTGCGGGTTTCGCTGCGGATGGACGGGCCGCGCCATGCCGTGCTGGAGGTCGAGAACTCGATCGGCGGCAGCAGTTTGGCCGAGGGCACGGGTCTGGGCAGCCAGCTTATCGAGGCGTTTGCCACCCAGTTGGAAGGTGAGGCCGAGTTGGAAACCGGCGACGGACGTTTCCTTTTGCGCCTGCGTTTCCGGGTCGAGAATCTGCACAAGCGCGACGGGGCCGAGATGCCGCAGGTGGTGCTGACCTCGGCCGCTCGCCCGGGCTCGCGCCACTAG
- a CDS encoding GFA family protein, giving the protein MDRFTGGCLCGDVRIVASGHPYRVGLCHCLDCRKHHGALFLACAVFPQDAVTIKGETRDYAGRFFCPRCGSSVFARNADEIEISLGALDAPDQLVPTYELWTIRRESWLPPFPLARRYERDRDDTGRFEE; this is encoded by the coding sequence ATGGACAGGTTTACAGGGGGTTGTCTATGCGGTGACGTGCGGATCGTGGCTTCGGGACACCCTTACCGGGTGGGCCTGTGTCACTGTCTGGACTGCCGCAAACATCATGGCGCGCTTTTCCTTGCCTGCGCGGTGTTCCCGCAGGATGCCGTGACGATAAAGGGCGAAACCCGCGACTATGCGGGCCGGTTTTTCTGTCCACGCTGCGGATCATCCGTTTTCGCGCGAAACGCAGACGAAATCGAAATCAGCCTGGGCGCGCTGGATGCCCCGGATCAACTGGTGCCGACCTATGAGCTGTGGACCATCCGCCGCGAGTCCTGGCTGCCGCCGTTCCCCCTTGCAAGACGATACGAGCGGGATCGCGACGACACCGGCCGGTTCGAGGAATAG
- a CDS encoding RrF2 family transcriptional regulator — protein sequence MISQKTKYAIKALMALADEVAAGGNALTIEEIAQRSGAPKRFLEHIMLELRNAGYVGSRRGRAGGYVLIKRPKEISIGELLRQVDGPIAPLPCLSRRSYQRCDDCEDEATCRLRRMFGQVFWSYLLLIESLTLEDLVAEGGLPEMNVV from the coding sequence ATGATCTCGCAGAAAACGAAATATGCCATCAAGGCACTGATGGCCCTGGCAGACGAAGTGGCCGCCGGCGGCAACGCCCTGACGATCGAAGAGATCGCGCAGCGTTCCGGTGCGCCCAAGCGTTTTCTGGAACATATCATGCTGGAATTGCGCAACGCCGGCTATGTCGGCTCGCGCCGCGGGCGGGCAGGCGGCTATGTGCTGATCAAGCGGCCCAAAGAGATTTCTATCGGCGAACTTCTGCGCCAGGTGGACGGCCCCATCGCGCCGCTGCCTTGCCTGTCGCGCCGGTCCTATCAGCGCTGCGACGATTGCGAGGACGAGGCGACGTGCCGGTTGCGCCGCATGTTCGGCCAGGTCTTCTGGTCCTATCTGCTGCTGATCGAATCACTCACGCTGGAGGATCTGGTGGCCGAAGGCGGCCTGCCGGAAATGAACGTGGTCTAA